The following proteins come from a genomic window of Musa acuminata AAA Group cultivar baxijiao chromosome BXJ1-7, Cavendish_Baxijiao_AAA, whole genome shotgun sequence:
- the LOC135679842 gene encoding protein MKS1-like, with translation MEPSDLSLSRPSPRRELQGPRPTPLQVRKDSHKIRKPPAAAPPQTRQPVIIYTVSPKVIHASRSEFMSLVQRLTGAASSSADPTAAASRSRGDSARGAPLSPAARLAVFERTSHPASNRDVLDQLEIDGPMTSSRAGLFPGILSPVPSSLPPVSPNLFSASTVPSELNLFNELSPAFHGGKSYVENPFLPSPNNFLSTPILPSPGAFWDLFNQNEEC, from the coding sequence ATGGAACCTTCCGATCTCTCCTTGAGCCGGCCGTCGCCCCGGCGCGAGCTCCAAGGCCCCCGACCGACCCCCCTCCAGGTCCGAAAGGACTCCCACAAGATCAGGAAGCCACCGGCCGCGGCGCCTCCCCAGACTCGGCAACCGGTCATCATCTACACCGTCTCGCCCAAGGTCATCCACGCCAGCCGTAGCGAGTTCATGTCGCTGGTGCAACGCCTCACCGGCGCCGCCTCATCTTCCGCCGATCCTACTGCGGCTGCTTCGCGTTCTCGCGGGGACTCAGCCAGAGGAGCACCGCTGTCGCCGGCAGCTCGGTTAGCCGTGTTCGAGAGGACGTCTCACCCGGCGTCCAACCGAGATGTTCTGGATCAACTGGAGATCGATGGTCCGATGACATCGAGTCGAGCCGGTCTCTTCCCCGGCATCCTGTCCCCGGTCCCTTCTTCTCTGCCACCGGTGTCCCCCAACCTGTTCTCGGCGTCCACCGTCCCGAGTGAGCTTAACCTCTTCAACGAACTCAGCCCTGCTTTCCATGGGGGCAAGAGCTATGTCGAGAATCCCTTCTTGCCCAGCCCCAACAACTTCCTATCCACTCCCATCCTCCCTTCTCCCGGTGCATTTTGGGACCTCTTCAATCAAAACGAGGAGTGTTAG